The following proteins are co-located in the Gigantopelta aegis isolate Gae_Host chromosome 5, Gae_host_genome, whole genome shotgun sequence genome:
- the LOC121372920 gene encoding classical arabinogalactan protein 9-like, which translates to MSRVVQCERISDTTDWLAIVAHNGTRPIATNDEPAAFFSASPPPPSPPKRTPVPSTPASPDEPYSDLDIATCQVKRAVPPTSTPREPTPVQRSTLQTGPVESAPGLVVAALKRKTPSPTSTPREPTPVQRSTLQTGPVESAPGLVVAALKRKATSPTSTPREPTPVQRSPLQTGPVESAPGLVVAALKRNATSPTVQPAKAKPSQICNKNN; encoded by the exons ATGAGTCGCGTCGTACAGTGTGAACGGATTTCAGACACAACAGATTGGTTGGCGATCGTGGCTCACAACGGGACACGACCGATTG CTACTAATGATGAGCCAGCGGCGTTTTTTTccgcgtcgccgcccccaccgtCACCACCGAAGAGGACGCCAGTGCCATCAACGCCTGCATCCCCGGACGAACCGTACTCTGACCTTGACATAGCAACGTGCCAGGTTAAGAGGGCGGTTCCACCGACCTCCACGCCACGGGAAccgactccggtgcagcggtcgaCTTTACAGACCGGTCCCGTTGAGTCGGCACCAGGACTTGTTGTTGCGGCATTAAAGAGGAAGACACCATCACCGACCTCCACGCCACGGGAGccgactccggtgcagcggtctaCTTTACAGACCGGTCCCGTTGAGTCGGCACCAGGACTTGTTGTTGCGGCATTAAagaggaaggcaacatcaccgacGTCCACGCCACGGGAGccgactccggtgcagcggtcgcCTTTACAGACCGGTCCCGTTGAGTCGGCACCAGGACTTGTTGTTGCGGCATTAAAGAGGAATGCAACATCACCGACCGTCCAACCAGCCAAGGCCAAGCCAAGCCAa atttgtaataaaaacaactaG
- the LOC121372921 gene encoding kappa-type opioid receptor-like, with amino-acid sequence MGVIGNALLFTMMRDKKLKSLSYSVYLKLLFISDSVLLSIKILQETERTFALRSLASINIGLCKILFGIKFLIMVLSPWLMVGLTLDRYVCVCFPLTREILCTRMKAIAVCLCILVLAVALTVPFLVEMKLVRGKCATSEGIRYYFIFTRLMFSSILPCLAILVLNILIIIHIHRSHNFRSMFMRSGNKSSSRKLDSSTSPLVLVSVLAFVTLLPASLAEAAEVSLIILKANVRAKALLSKFWAFFVLLYLLNFGQNFYILIASSSNYRNIIRDRLACYCLKRNRRNQQSS; translated from the coding sequence ATGGGCGTCATCGGGAACGCCCTGCTGTTTACCATGATGCGAGACAAGAAACTGAAGAGCCTGTCTTATTCCGTGTACTTGaagttgttatttatttctgacagCGTCCTGCTCTCCATAAAGATCCTACAGGAAACTGAGCGGACGTTTGCCCTACGGTCTCTCGCGTCAATCAACATCGGCTTGTGTAAAATCCTGTTCGGGATCAAATTCCTAATAATGGTTCTTTCTCCGTGGCTCATGGTCGGGCTTACGCTTGATAgatatgtctgtgtctgtttcCCGCTGACGAGAGAGATACTTTGTACCCGGATGAAGGCTATTGCCGTCTGCTTGTGCATACTCGTCCTGGCCGTTGCGTTGACTGTGCCCTTTCTGGTAGAAATGAAGCTGGTGCGAGGTAAATGCGCCACTTCAGAGGGGATAAGAtactattttatattcactCGACTGATGTTTTCCTCCATTCTGCCCTGCCTGGCTATTCTAGTGTTGAACATCCTCATTATCATTCACATCCACCGAAGTCACAATTTTCGGAGCATGTTTATGAGGTCAGGAAATAAATCCTCGAGTCGTAAGCTGGACAGTTCAACAAGCCCTCTGGTGTTGGTTTCCGTGTTGGCTTTCGTCACCTTGTTACCAGCGTCACTTGCGGAAGCTGCGGAAGTTTCGCTGATCATACTGAAAGCAAACGTAAGAGCTAAGGCACTACTAAGTAAATTCTGGGCATTCTTTGTCCTACTCTACCTTCTAAATTTCGGACAGAATTTCTACATTCTGATAGCAAGTTCGTCAAACTATCGAAACATCATCAGAGATCGCCTGGCCTGCTACTGTCTGAAAAGGAATCGAAGGAATCAACAGTCAAGCTAG